Proteins encoded together in one Papaver somniferum cultivar HN1 unplaced genomic scaffold, ASM357369v1 unplaced-scaffold_21, whole genome shotgun sequence window:
- the LOC113339369 gene encoding GDSL esterase/lipase At4g10955-like, whose amino-acid sequence MSYQASQSKQKKIEKIGSKRDFKITGPLHLTSVDWQSGHHRRCIAASLVHGVYTLEFDRQENRKGCEALAPSWWEFFSFQLLHILVDSIDSSTFGAIYEFNSKANKYHVAGIPRYVIAFRGTTIKKHSVSQDVKLDLQLLKHGLHESPRFGIAMQAVQNMVSVAGACNVWLAGHSLGSSIAMLAGKNMAKTGNLLEAYLFNTPFVSAPIQRIKDEKVRHGVRIASSLMKAGLAVAIKGKQDSQKSDDPFRVLSEWTPNLFVNPADHVCSEYIGYFEHREKMESLGVGRIERYATRTSVTGLLKSAIGRESEVIHLIPSAHVTINRTPSLTFKKAHGIHQWLRDDLHLQSKVYRYTL is encoded by the exons ATGAGCTATCAG GCctcacaatcgaagcaaaaaaagaTTGAGAAAATAGGCTCAAAGCGCGATTTCAAAATCACAGGACCTTTGCACTTGACTAGTGTGGATTG GCAAAGTGGACATCACCGGAGATGTATAGCCGCCAGTTTGGTTCACGGGGTCTATACTTTAGAGTTTGACCGTCAAGAGAATCGGAAAGGTTGTGAAGCTCTGGCACCCTCATGGTGGGAATTCTTCAGTTTTCAGCTGCTGCATATACTCGTGGATAGTATTGATTCCTCCACCTTTGGAGCTATATATGAGTTTAATTCTAAGGCCAACAAGTACCATGTTGCGGGAATTCCACGGTATGTAATTGCATTCAGGGGAACCACTATCAAGAAACATTCTGTCTCACAGGATGTGAAGTTAGACCTTCAACTTCTTAAACATGGACTGCATGAGTCGCCTCGGTTTGGAATCGCAATGCAAGCTGTGCAAAACATGGTATCTGTTGCTGGAGCTTGTAATGTCTGGTTAGCAGGACACTCTTTGGGTTCTTCCATTGCAATGCTTGCAGGAAAAAACATGGCGAAAACGGGCAATTTACTAGAAGCATATCTCTTTAATACACCATTCGTTTCGGCTCCAATACAAAGGATCAAGGATGAGAAAGTGAGGCATGGGGTCCGTATCGCAAGCAGCTTGATGAAAGCAggtcttgcagttgccattaaggGGAAACAAGATAGCCAAAAATCAGATGATCCATTCAGAGTGTTATCGGAATGGACACCAAATCTATTTGTGAATCCGGCAGATCATGTCTGCTCAGAATACATAGGGTATTTTGAACACCGGGAAAAGATGGAAAGCTTAGGAGTTGGAAGAATCGAGAGATACGCGACACGAACATCAGTAACTGGATTGTTGAAGAGTGCAATTGGTAGGGAATCCGAAGTTATACACTTAATTCCCTCAGCTCATGTGACAATTAATCGAACTCCATCATTAACTTTCAAAAAAGCTCATGGGATCCATCAATGGCTTAGAGATGATCTGCATTTGCAGTCTAAAGTATACCGATACACACTATGA
- the LOC113340337 gene encoding GDSL esterase/lipase At4g10955-like, whose translation MSSQDTKLKQKKSVELDKKSSFVNSGPVHLTTVNWKNVNHRRIIAASLVSGTYVLELDRQENRQDSEALAPQWWEFFNFELFYPLIDTHDFSIFGAVYEFKPKDFNYCQPGIIPQFVIAFRGTTLKKHSVSQDLWLDLNIIKHGLHQSNRYGVALQAVQTMVSAVGASNVWMAGHSLGSSIAMLVGKNMAKMGNYLETYLFSSPFIRPPIEKIESEKVKCGVRFASSLVKAGITVAIKGMKDNRDPEDPFKALSAWVPKLFVNPDDHICSEYIGYFEHRDRMEYYGFSGIETLATQTSVTGLLKSAIGRESEVIHVVPSANLTINRSPTWELPTFMQAHGLQQWLKEDLRLQSKVYQYGL comes from the exons ATGAGCTCTCAG GATACTAAATTGAAGCAAAAGAAGAGTGTCGAATTAGACAAGAAGAGTAGTTTCGTCAATTCAGGACCTGTGCACTTGACCACTGTTAACTG GAAAAATGTGAATCACCGGAGAATTATAGCTGCTAGTTTAGTTTCCGGTACCTATGTTCTGGAGCTTGACCGTCAAGAAAATCGGCAAGATTCTGAAGCTCTTGCACCACAATGGTGGGAATTCTTCAATTTTGAGCTGTTCTATCCACTCATCGATACTCATGATTTCTCCATCTTTGGTGCTGTGTACGAATTCAAACCTAAGGATTTTAACTACTGCCAGCCGGGAATTATCCCACAGTTTGTAATTGCATTTAGGGGAACCACGTTGAAGAAACATTCTGTCTCACAGGATCTGTGGTTAGACCTGAATATAATTAAACATGGACTTCACCAATCAAATCGCTATGGAGTTGCACTGCAAGCTGTTCAAACCATGGTCTCCGCAGTTGGAGCTAGTAATGTATGGATGGCAGGACATTCTTTGGGCTCTTCCATCGCAATGCTTGTTGGGAAAAATATGGCAAAAATGGGAAACTATCTGGAAACGTACCTCTTCAGTTCACCTTTCATTAGGCCTCCAATCGAAAAAATCGAAAGTGAGAAAGTAAAATGTGGGGTTCGTTTTGCTAGCAGCCTTGTGAAAGCAGGAATTACAGTTGCCATCAAGGGTATGAAAGACAATAGGGATCCAGAAGATCCGTTTAAGGCATTATCTGCTTGGGTGCCAAAGCTGTTTGTCAATCCAGATGATCATATATGCTCAGAGTATATTGGGTATTTCGAACACCGTGACAGGATGGAGTACTACGGATTTTCCGGAATTGAGACGTTGGCGACACAAACATCCGTGACAGGATTATTAAAGAGTGCAATTGGAAGAGAATCAGAAGTAATACACGTGGTTCCCTCGGCTAATCTGACTATTAATCGAAGTCCAACTTGGGAATTACCGACTTTCATGCAAGCTCATGGGCTGCAGCAATGGCTTAAAGAGGATTTGCGTTTGCAGTCTAAGGTCTACCAGTACGGACTATGA